Proteins from a genomic interval of Arachis hypogaea cultivar Tifrunner chromosome 10, arahy.Tifrunner.gnm2.J5K5, whole genome shotgun sequence:
- the LOC112714589 gene encoding uncharacterized protein, producing the protein MDSISSSFSFLHPLLLNPSKTRNSPSNPKFVIFLFFFFFFSFFTFSFSASDSPFQSTYIRLCDNLVTAFPIRPNAAATSSAAIADSLRFQTGYFTSAHRLFNRSAASDYSKRLNFRVTSIRITQNDDVFELRGQILLQQRRPNMNYRRSLRKVYRGHRVTNWGVSQWIRATLRGFWSRSSGKLCMLGTGSYGYKGSDYRFTLVGNENGGCVGGSDGENLPLGDLSKGACTVFRGRMDQFELEYGSHCGDVNCNPIGSGAQKLPDFLYFYGSRCVTRRRVQMLLGFPDTSYHGFMFPFYPNTTLISEGVWDEKENRLCASACRILNFTGDLGNPYVGDCSIKLALRFPAVLSLRNRSSALGQIWSDKGIGDSGYFGKVGFKSSFKSARGLQGFQYVYTEIERVRKYCGGKMNDRGKGRKKYPDGYSSDMRFSMTVRSNKGQVAPGYSSPLFVGEESYEGRLYGVPTKMGKLKSPRTGSDNYSSLLNVSYTMSFNPPPDFNLSGQISSGEVKISAEGIYNRNTGNLCMTGCRNLRSNGKILMKNESMDCEIVINVQFSALNAKRRDSVKGTIESTRLKSDPYYFGPLQLSSSSIYTSQADASIWRMDFEIVMLLISNTLACLLVGLQLLHVRKHPEVLPYISVVMLLVITLGHMIPLILNFGTLFSHSQQTVFLGSEGWFQVNEVVVRMVTMIAFLLELRLLHLTWASRQHEGSQPGLWVSEKKVLCMTLPLYIGGTLVAWFVHIWKSGHKKGSRSFRLSRHRFKFPLGQAYQSPSILEDLKSYAGLLLDGFLLPQIIFNITSKAEGNTLASSFYVGTTIVRILPHAYDLYRSHTTAWFLDSSYIYANHRMGFYSTAWDIVIPCGGVLFAVLVYLQQRFGSRCILPKRFRESSVYEKVPAIGNDEL; encoded by the exons ATGgactccatttcttcttctttttcttttcttcatccaTTGCTTCTAAACCCTTCAAAAACCCGCAATTCTCCATCGAACCCTAAATTTGTtatctttttgttcttctttttcttcttctccttcttcacgTTCTCCTTTTCAGCCTCAGATTCTCCGTTTCAATCCACTTACATTCGCCTCTGCGACAACCTAGTCACCGCATTCCCGATCCGCCCCAATGCCGCCGCAACCTCCTCCGCTGCAATCGCCGACTCCCTCCGCTTCCAAACTGGCTACTTCACCAGCGCCCACCGCCTCTTCAACCGATCCGCCGCCTCCGACTACTCCAAGCGCCTCAATTTCCGCGTCACCTCCATTCGCATTACCCAAAACGACGACGTTTTCGAGCTCCGAGGCCAAATCCTTCTTCAGCAGCGTCGGCCCAACATGAATTATAGAAGGTCGCTGAGGAAGGTTTACCGAGGTCACAGAGTTACGAATTGGGGAGTTTCACAGTGGATTCGAGCTACTCTCAGGGGGTTCTGGTCACGTTCTTCTGGTAAGCTTTGCATGCTTGGAACAGGATCTTATGGTTACAAG GGTTCGGATTATAGGTTTACACTAGTTGGGAATGAGAATGGTGGTTGTGTTGGTGGATCTGATGGGGAGAATTTGCCCCTTGGAGACCTTAGCAAAGGAGCCTGCACTGTGTTTCGCGGACGGATGGATCAGTTTGAATTGGAATATGGTAGTCACTGTGGTGATGTTAATTGCAACCCTATTGGTTCCGGTGCCCAGAAGTTGCCGGATTTCTTGTATTTTTATGGTAGCAGATGTGTGACAAGACGAAGGGTTCAAATGTTGTTGGGTTTTCCTGACACCAGTTACCATGGTTTTATGTTTCCATTTTATCCTAATACAACGTTGATATCCGAGGGTGTGTGGGATGAGAAGGAGAATCGGCTTTGCGCATCTGCGTGCCGGATATTGAACTTCACAGGAGATTTAGGTAATCCTTATGTTGGAGATTGCTCGATTAAGCTTGCACTGAGATTTCCTGCGGTTTTGTCGTTGAGAAACAGGAGTTCTGCTTTGGGCCAGATTTGGAGTGACAAAGGGATTGGTGATTCTGGTTACTTCGGGAAAGTTGGATTTAAGAGCTCCTTCAAGTCTGCAAGGGGTCTTCAAGGTTTCCAATATGTGTATACTGAGATTGAAAGGGTAAGAAAATATTGTGGAGGAAAGATGAATgatagggggaagggaagaaagaagTATCCAGATGGATATTCTTCTGATATGCGATTTAGCATGACTGTTAGAAGCAACAAGGGACAAGTAGCTCCTGGTTACTCATCACCACTATTTGTTGGGGAAGAGAGCTATGAAGGAAGGCTATATGGGGTTCCAACAAAGATGGGAAAGCTGAAATCACCAAGGACTGGATCAGATAATTATAGCAGTTTGTTGAACGTCAGCTATACAATGAGCTTTAACCCTCCACCTGATTTCAACCTCAGTGGTCAAATCTCTTCAGGTGAAGTTAAAATTAGTGCTGAAGGAATCTACAATAGGAATACTGGAAATCTGTGTATGACAGGGTGTAGGAATTTGAGATCAAATGGCAAAATACTGATGAAGAATGAGTCAATGGACTGTGAAATAGTAATTAATGTCCAGTTTTCTGCATTGAATGCAAAGCGACGTGACTCTGTTAAAGGAACAATAGAGAGCACTAGACTAAAGTCTGATCCTTACTATTTTGGTCCTCTTCAGCTGTCTTCAAGTTCCATTTACACGAGTCAGGCAGATGCATCAATCTGGAGAATGGATTTTGAGATTGTTATGTTGTTGATATCAAATACACTTGCATGTTTACTTGTAGGATTGCAACTCCTACATGTGAGAAAACACCCAGAAGTGCTTCCTTACATTTCGGTTGTGATGTTGCTTGTTATTACTCTAGGTCACATGATTCCCCTGATTTTGAACTTCGGAACCTTGTTTAGCCACAGCCAGCAGACTGTGTTTCTTGGGAGTGAAGGTTGGTTTCAAGTGAATGAAGTAGTTGTGAGGATGGTGACAATGATTGCTTTCCTTCTCGAGCTGCGTCTTCTCCATTTGACCTGGGCTTCAAGACAGCATGAAGGAAGCCAGCCAGGTTTGTGGGTTTCGGAGAAAAAGGTTCTTTGTATGACTCTACCATTGTACATTGGTGGCACACTTGTTGCTTGGTTCGTGCATATATGGAAGAGTGGTCACAAGAAAGGATCTAGATCATTTCGGCTATCACGCCACAGGTTTAAGTTTCCTCTTGGTCAAGCTTACCAGTCTCCTTCCATCTTGGAAGACTTAAAATCCTATGCCGGTTTGCTCCTCGACGGTTTTCTGCTCCCACAAATAATATTTAACATAACATCCAAAGCAGAAGGGAATACTCTGGCATCTTCTTTTTATGTGGGGACAACCATTGTTCGGATACTGCCCCATGCATATGATCTTTACAGGTCTCACACTACTGCATGGTTCCTTGATTCATCATATATCTATGCAAACCACAGAATGGGTTTTTACTCCACTGCGTGGGACATTGTAATACCATGCGGTGGTGTTCTGTTTGCAGTCCTTGTATACTTACAACAGAGATTTGGCAGCAGGTGCATTCTTCCAAAGAGGTTTAGAGAGAGTTCTGTATATGAGAAAGTACCTGCTATTGGTAATGATGAATTGTGA
- the LOC112714588 gene encoding callose synthase 11, with the protein MQLRQRPSAVRGGGVNYAPPPSPPPVNSVYNIIPVHDVLADHPSQRSPEVRAAAAALRAVGDLPKHPYNPWEPQMDLFDWLRLFFGFQNDNARNQREHLVLHLANSQMRLEPPPAAVDALDNGVLKKFRRKLLRNYSAWCSYLGMKSNVIFPRRRTPDDLFRRELLYVCLFLLVWGESGNLRFAPECISYIFHFMAKELNYVLDEHIDPDTGRPFLPSISGDCAFLKSVVMPIYYTVKTEVDSSRNGKAPHSAWRNYDDINEYFWSKRCLKKLQWPLNLECNFFGTTPKNKRVGKTGFVEQRSFWNVYKSFDRLWVMLILFLQAAIIVAWEGTEYPWDALERRDVQVKMLTLFITWSVLRLLQSVLDAGTQYSMVTRETKWLGVRMVLKGMAAITWTVLFSVFYAMIWIAKGSNRGWPDEANQRIITFLKAVLFFLIPELLALVLFIVPWLRNFIEELDWSIVYLLTWWFHTRIFVGRGVRQGLVDNIKYTCFWVLVLVSKFSFSYFIQIKPLVAPTKALLKLRMKHYKWHEFFSKTNRTAVVLLWLPVVLVYFMDLQIWYSIFSSLYGATIGLFSHLGEIRNISQLRLRFQFFASALQFNLMPEERLLSQKASPIKKLRDAVHRFRLRYGLGGPYTKIESSQVEATRFALIWNEIIITFREEDLISDREFELLELPPNCWNIRVIRWPCFLLCNELLLALSQAKELENESDTSLWLRICKNEYRRCAVIEAYDSIKYLFRAIIKAERESVIVNNIFGEIETYIQMGKLTDAYRMSLLPRIHEKVSDFVQLLLKPEINLDRAVNLLQALYELCVRSFPRVKKSIPQLKEEGLVPEDPELLFENAIQFPDAEDTVFIKQLRRLHTILTSRDSMHNVPLNLEARRRIAFFSNSLFMNMPRAPKVEKMMAFSILTPYYDEEVVYSKESLRKENEDGVTTLYYLQRIYEDEWRNFIERMHREGLEDEDDIWTAKARDLRLWVSYRGQTLSRTVRGMMYYYRALKMLSFLDSASEMDIRQGSEHIGSHNPTNHNSSLNDLSSNRPPSARNLRRADSSVALLFKGHEYGSALMKFSYVLACQLYGRQKAEKNPRAEEILYLMQNNEALRVAYVDEVSLGRDETEYYSVLVKYDQQLQREVEIYRIRLPGPLKLGEGKPENQNHAIIFTRGDAVQTIDMNQDNYFEEALKMRNLLEEFNIHYGIRKPTILGVRENIFTGSVSSLAWFMSAQETSFVTLGQRVLANPLKVRMHYGHPDVFDRFWFLGRGGVSKASRVINISEDIFAGFNCTLRGGNVTHHEYIQVGKGRDVGLNQISMFEAKVSSGNGEQILSRDVYRLGHRLDFFRMLSVFYTTVGFYFNSMVIVLTVYAFLWGRLYMALSGIEGEAMNNATNNKALGAVINQQFIIQLGLFTALPMIVENTLEHGFLPAVWDFLTMQLQLASLFYTFSLGTRSHYFGRTILHGGAKYRATGRGFVVEHKSFAENYRLYARSHFVKAIELGVILIVYASHSPLAKNTFVYIAMTISSWFLVVSWIMSPFVFNPSGFDWLKTVYDFEDFMNWIWYPGGPFKKAEYSWETWWYEEQDHLRTTGIWGKLLEIILDIRFFFFQYGIVYQLGIANGDTSISVYLLSWIYMVVVVGIYIIMAYARDKYATKEHIYYRLVQFLVIVVTVLVLVLLLEFTKFKFVDLITSMMAFIPTGWGMISIALVLRPFLQSTMIWETVVSLARLYDLMFGIIVMAPVAVLSWLPGFQSMQTRILFNEAFSRGLQISRILTGKKSA; encoded by the coding sequence ATGCAATTACGACAGCGTCCCTCCGCCGTGCGCGGCGGTGGCGTGAACTACGCACCGCCGCCTTCACCTCCACCGGTGAATTCAGTTTACAACATTATTCCGGTGCACGACGTCCTTGCTGACCACCCTTCCCAGAGGTCGCCGGAAGTTCGCGCCGCCGCAGCGGCTCTCCGTGCCGTTGGCGACCTACCGAAGCACCCGTACAATCCATGGGAGCCGCAGATGGACCTCTTCGACTGGCTAAGGTTGTTCTTCGGGTTCCAAAACGACAACGCTCGGAACCAGAGGGAGCACCTTGTTCTCCACCTCGCCAACTCGCAGATGCGGTTGGAGCCGCCGCCTGCCGCCGTCGACGCTCTCGACAACGGCGTTCTGAAGAAGTTCCGGCGGAAGCTCCTCCGCAACTACTCAGCATGGTGCTCCTACCTCGGCATGAAATCGAACGTGATCTTCCCCCGGCGCCGCACCCCCGACGATCTCTTCCGCCGTGAGCTTCTCTATGTCTGCCTCTTCCTCCTTGTTTGGGGAGAGTCCGGTAACCTTCGTTTTGCTCCCGAGTGTATTTCTTATATCTTTCATTTCATGGCAAAAGAGCTTAACTATGTTCTTGATGAGCACATAGACCCTGACACTGGTCGTCCATTTTTACCTTCTATTTCTGGTGATTGTGCCTTTTTGAAGTCTGTTGTTATGCCTATTTACTATACTGTTAAGACCGAGGTTGATAGCAGTAGGAATGGAAAAGCTCCTCACTCTGCATGGAGGAACTATGATGATATTAATGAGTACTTTTGGAGCAAGAGGTGCTTGAAGAAGCTTCAGTGGCCATTGAATTTGGAGTGCAATTTCTTTGGGACTACTCCGAAGAACAAGCGCGTCGGGAAGACCGGCTTTGTGGAGCAGAGGTCATTCTGGAATGTTTATAAGAGCTTTGATAGGCTTTGGGTCATGCTCATTCTGTTCTTGCAGGctgcaatcattgttgcttggGAGGGGACTGAGTATCCGTGGGATGCATTGGAGAGGAGGGATGTTCAGGTAAAGATGTTGACCTTGTTTATCACTTGGAGTGTGCTAAGGTTGCTTCAGTCGGTGCTTGATGCTGGGACTCAGTATAGCATGGTTACTAGGGAGACTAAGTGGCTTGGAGTTAGGATGGTACTGAAGGGCATGGCTGCCATAACTTGGACTGTTTTGTTCTCTGTCTTTTATGCAATGATTTGGATTGCAAAGGGTTCTAATCGAGGTTGGCCAGATGAGGCAAATCAGAGGATCATTACATTTCTCAAGGCTGTccttttctttctcatcccagaaCTGTTGGCCTTGGTACTCTTCATAGTTCCATGGTTACGCAACTTCATCGAGGAATTAGACTGGAGTATTGTATACTTGTTGACATGGTGGTTTCATACTCGGATTTTTGTGGGTCGTGGTGTGAGACAAGGGCTTGTAGATAATATAAAGTATACTTGTTTCTGGGTTCTTGTATTGGTTTCAAAGTTTTCCTTCAGTTATTTTATTCAGATTAAACCTTTAGTTGCACCAACAAAGGCTCTATTGAAGCTTAGGATGAAACATTACAAATGGCATGAGTTTTTCAGTAAAACCAACAGAACAGCGGTTGTTTTGCTTTGGTTACCTGTTGTGCTGGTTTACTTCATGGATCTGCAGATATGGTATTCTATTTTCTCTTCCTTGTACGGTGCCACCATTGGTCTGTTCTCACATCTGGGTGAAATTCGGAATATCTCACAACTCAGACTTAGGTTCCAGTTCTTCGCAAGTGCATTGCAGTTCAATCTGATGCCAGAGGAGAGGCTTCTAAGTCAAAAAGCATCACCCATAAAGAAGCTTCGTGATGCCGTCCACCGGTTCAGACTGCGTTATGGACTTGGTGGACCCTACACCAAGATTGAATCAAGCCAAGTGGAGGCTACTAGATTTGCCTTAATATGGAATGAGATTATCATTACTTTCAGGGAGGAAGATCTCATCAGTGATAGAGAATTTGAGCTCTTGGAACTGCCGCCAAATTGCTGGAATATTAGAGTTATTCGGTGGCCTTGTTTCCTTCTCTGCAATGAACTTCTGCTGGCACTCAGTCAGGCAAAGGAGCTGGAAAATGAGTCTGATACGTCCCTTTGGTTGAGGATATGCAAGAATGAGTATCGCCGGTGTGCTGTCATTGAAGCTTATGATAGCATTAAATATTTGTTTCGTGCAATTATTAAAGCTGAAAGAGAGTCCGTCATTGTGAATAATATATTTGGGGAGATAGAAACCTACATTCAGATGGGCAAGTTAACAGACGCTTACAGAATGTCTCTGTTACCAAGGATACATGAAAAGGTGAGCGATTTTGTTCAGCTATTGCTGAAACCAGAGATCAATCTGGATAGAGCTGTAAATTTGTTGCAAGCCTTGTATGAGCTGTGTGTGAGATCATTCCCGAGGGTGAAGAAGTCCATCCCCCAACTGAAGGAGGAAGGTCTGGTTCCTGAGGATCCAGAATTGCTCTTTGAGAATGCTATTCAGTTTCCAGATGCTGAAGATACAGTTTTCATTAAGCAGCTCAGACGGTTGCATACAATTCTTACTTCCAGAGACTCGATGCACAATGTTCCTTTGAATCTTGAGGCAAGACGACGGATTGCTTTCTTTAGCAATTCCTTGTTTATGAACATGCCCCGTGCTCCCAAAGTTGAAAAAATGATGGCTTTCAGTATTTTGACCCCATATTATGATGAGGAAGTTGTCTATAGCAAAGAGTCTCTCCGCAAGGAGAACGAGGACGGCGTCACTACCTTATACTATTTGCAGAGGATTTATGAGGATGAATGGAGAAATTTTATTGAAAGGATGCATAGAGAAGGCTTGGAAGATGAGGATGATATCTGGACAGCTAAAGCAAGGGACCTTCGCCTTTGGGTATCTTATAGAGGTCAAACATTATCTCGCACAGTCCGGGGCATGATGTATTATTATAGGGCCCTGAAGATGCTTTCCTTTCTTGATTCAGCCTCTGAGATGGACATAAGACAGGGATCAGAACATATTGGTTCACATAATCCAACAAATCATAACAGCAGTTTGAATGACCTATCCTCAAATAGGCCTCCATCTGCACGGAATCTCAGGAGGGCAGATAGCAGTGTGGCCCTGTTGTTCAAGGGACATGAATATGGGAGTGCTTTAATGAAATTCTCATATGTGCTGGCCTGCCAGCTGTATGGGCGCCAGAAGGCAGAAAAAAATCCCCGTGCTGAAGAGATATTGTATTTGATGCAAAATAATGAGGCCCTTCGGGTGGCATATGTTGATGAGGTTTCTTTGGGGAGGGATGAAACTGAATATTACTCTGTTCTTGTTAAATATGATCAGCAATTGCAGAGGGAGGTTGAAATTTATCGGATCAGATTGCCTGGACCTTTGAAACTCGGAGAAGGGAAGCCAGAGAATCAGAATCATGCAATAATCTTTACACGGGGTGATGCAGTTCAGACCATTGATATGAACCAGGACAATTATTTTGAGGAGGCTCTCAAAATGCGAAATTTGTTGGAGGAGTTTAACATCCACTATGGTATTAGGAAGCCAACAATTTTGGGGGTCCGAGAGAATATCTTCACTGGTTCTGTTTCATCTCTTGCTTGGTTCATGTCAGCACAAGAGACAAGTTTTGTGACACTAGGCCAGCGTGTTTTAGCAAACCCCTTGAAAGTAAGAATGCACTATGGTCACCCGGATGTGTTTGATAGATTCTGGTTCTTAGGTCGGGGTGGAGTGAGCAAGGCCTCTAGAGTCATCAATATCAGTGAAGATATTTTTGCTGGATTCAATTGTACACTGCGCGGTGGCAATGTAACACATCATGAATATATACAGGTAGGCAAAGGAAGAGATGTTGGTTTGAATCAGATATCCATGTTTGAAGCAAAGGTTTCTAGTGGCAACGGTGAGCAAATTCTAAGCAGAGATGTTTACCGGCTGGGCCATAGATTGGACTTCTTTCGCATGCTCTCAGTGTTCTACACAACTGTAGGATTTTATTTCAACTCCATGGTTATTGTACTGACAGTCTATGCCTTCCTTTGGGGCCGCCTTTATATGGCTCTCAGTGGCATTGAGGGGGAAGCCATGAATAATGCTACCAACAATAAAGCCCTTGGTGCTGTCATAAATCAGCAGTTTATAATCCAGCTTGGTCTTTTCACTGCTCTGCCAATGATCGTGGAGAACACTCTTGAGCATGGATTCCTTCCAGCTGTGTGGGATTTCTTGACGATGCAGTTGCAGCTTGCATCATTATTCTATACATTTTCCTTGGGAACCCGTTCCCATTACTTTGGTCGCACTATACTTCATGGGGGTGCAAAGTACCGGGCCACTGGTCGTGGTTTTGTGGTGGAGCACAAAAGTTTTGCTGAGAACTATCGGTTATATGCACGAAGCCATTTTGTGAAGGCTATTGAACTTGGAGTTATTTTAATTGTATATGCATCTCATAGTCCATTGGCCAAGAATACTTTCGTGTACATAGCAATGACGATCTCAAGTTGGTTTCTTGTAGTTTCCTGGATAATGTCCCCCTTTGTTTTTAATCCTTCTGGGTTTGATTGGTTGAAGACAGTATATGACTTTGAGGATTTTATGAATTGGATATGGTATCCAGGTGGCCCATTCAAGAAGGCAGAATATAGCTGGGAAACATGGTGGTATGAAGAACAAGACCATTTGAGAACAACAGGTATCTGGGGAAAGCTGTTGGAAATCATCTTAGATATTCGATTCTTCTTCTTTCAGTATGGTATTGTTTATCAGCTAGGTATTGCAAATGGCGATACCAGTATAAGTGTCTACTTGCTGTCGTGGATATACATGGTTGTGGTTGTTGGTATTTATATTATCATGGCATATGCACGGGATAAATATGCTACAAAGGAGCACATATATTATCGACTGGTTCAGTTTCTAGTGATCGTGGTCACAGTTCTTGTACTTGTTCTCTTACTAGAGTTCACTAAATTCAAATTTGTTGATCTTATCACAAGCATGATGGCGTTCATTCCCACTGGCTGGGGAATGATTTCAATTGCTCTGGTGCTCAGACCATTTCTACAGTCTACTATGATATGGGAGACTGTGGTTTCCCTAGCCCGGCTGTATGATTTGATGTTTGGGATTATTGTTATGGCTCCTGTGGCAGTGCTTTCATGGTTACCTGGATTTCAATCAATGCAAACTAGGATTCTCTTCAATGAAGCCTTCAGCAGGGGTCTTCAGATATCTAGAATACTTACTGGCAAGAAGTCTGCTTAA
- the LOC112714591 gene encoding probable 2-carboxy-D-arabinitol-1-phosphatase, with protein MEMEMLSAGFVLSSPFSSSFKVQPLRTPPISSFPIRCSSHEVTPSEKLPTRINLSLTGGAYDFIKGTTSLTNELIASPKKVMILRHGLSTWNAESRIQGSSDLSVLTEDGEKQAERCKKALKNLYFDQCFASPISRAKQTAEIIWQEREKPLVYLDSLREISLYHLEGMKNVDAKRIYPKEYITWREDPANFVMNGRYPVRDLWGAARACWKEILLSPGESFLIITHKSILRALTCNALGLGPERFRSIDINNGGICVFNFNTRGEAMLEGLNITAHMYSDHVYNG; from the exons atggaaatggaaatgcTCAGTGCTGGATTTGTGTTGAGTtctcctttctcttcttctttcaaagTTCAGCCTCTTCGCACTCCTCCAATCTCATCTTTTCCAATTCGTTGTTCAAGTCATGAGGTTACTCCTTCAG AGAAACTTCCAACTAGAATTAATTTGTCTTTAACTGGCGGTGCTTATGATTTTATCAAAGGAACAACTTCCCTAACAAACGAATTAATAGCTTCGCCAAAGAAAGTCATGATTCTAAGACATGGTCTTAGTACTTGGAATGCAGAAAGTAGGATTCAG GGGAGTTCAGATTTGTCTGTACTCACTGAAGACGGGGAGAAGCAAGCAGAGAGGTGCAAGAAAGCCTTGAAAAATTTGTACTTTGACCAGTGTTTTGCAAGTCCAATCTCTCGCGCTAAA CAAACTGCTGAAATTATATGGCAAGAGAGAGAGAAACCATTGGTTTACCTTGATTCGCTTAGAGAGATATCTCTATATCACCTTGAAGGCATGAAAAATG TGGATGCAAAGCGAATATATCCGAAAGAGTACATAACCTGGAGAGAAGATCCAGCTAATTTTGTCATGAATGGTAGATATCCAGTGCGAGATCTATGGGGAGCTGCAAGAGCTTGTTGGAAGGAAATCTTGTTGTCACCT GGAGAAAGTTTTCTGATCATAACTCACAAATCTATATTGAGAGCATTAACTTGCAATGCTTTAGGCCTTGGTCCCGAGAG gTTTCGTTCTATTGATATCAACAATGGTGGAATATGTGTATTCAACTTCAACACCAGAGGAGAAGCAATGCTTGAGGGTCTAAATATTACTGCTCACATGTACAGTGATCATGTCTATAATGGCTGA